From one Cucurbita pepo subsp. pepo cultivar mu-cu-16 chromosome LG17, ASM280686v2, whole genome shotgun sequence genomic stretch:
- the LOC111778061 gene encoding ABC transporter C family member 8 isoform X1 — MAEPLLDKQKEEPESSSSSIGQAGLFSKLIFSWINPLLSLGYSRALTLADVPPLDSEDEAEFSYQRFSDVWDSLLRENGSSGSGNFAFQAIKKVHMNENVLIAFYTLLRTLSVVVSPLILFAFVEYLTGNERNLRDGVTIVGLLIVCKVFESLGQRHWFFESRRSGMKMRSALMAAVYRKLLKLSSLGRMNHSAGEIVNYIAVDAYRMGEFPWWFHTSWASGLQLVLSIAVLFWVVGAGAFLGLVPLIICGFLSVPFAKSLQKCQFHFMVAQDERLRSTSEVLNNMKIIKLQSWEEKFQSLIDSLREKEFKWLKEMQMQKTYNSILYWIYPTIVSAVVFYGCVLFQSSPLNASTIFTVLATMRTVSEPMRMLPEALSILIQVKVSFDRLNTFLLDDELNKNEVIENSSNDLDKMIKIRNGNFAWDPESGTLTLKEVDLDIERGQKVAVCGSVGAGKSSLLLAILGEIPKLTGSVQVKRSIAYVSQTAWIQSGTIRENILNGKPMDTGRYKNAIKACALDEDINSFDHGDLTEIGQRGLNMSGGQKQRIQLARAVYNDADIYLLDDPFSAVDAHTAATLFDECAMTALDKKTVVLVTHQVEFVSEVDKILVIEGGKITQSGSYEDLLTTGTTFEKLVNAHKDSLIASDTSKSENPRGFERVDTMRCEKSDKENIRSKNICGVQLTEEEEKEMGDVGWKPFWDYITVSKASPLLYLSVISQCGFVVFQAAATYWLAIAINFPHISSTTMIGIYTAISVFSTLFIYCRSLLAALFGLRASKAFFSGFTNSIFNAPMSFFDATPVGRILTRASTDLSVLDFDIPFSAIFVVTGAMDLLAVIAIVAFVTWEVLLIAIPAIVASTYVQSYYLPSARELIRINGTTKAPVMNCAAETSLGAVTIRAFDMTERFFQKFVKLIDTDASLLFHSNATTEWLVLRIETLQNLTLVAVASLLVLLPRAQTTDPGLVGLSLSYALFLSIIYIFMARFYCYLSNYIISVERIKQYMHLPVEPPAIVEKSRPPLSWPTKGRIELKCLKLKYRPNAPLVLKGITCTFQEGTRVGVVGRTGSGKTTLISALFRLVEPEHGRIIIDGVDICSIGLKDLRMKLSIIPQEPTLFRGSIRTNLDPLGLYSDDEIWKALEKCQLRDVVSHLPNRLDSSVSDEGENWSVGQRQLFCLGRVLLKRNRILVLDEATASIDSATDTIVQGIIRQEFSECSVITVAHRVPTVIDSDKVMVLSFGHLVENEEPSKLMETNSYFSRLVAEYWASSRRDSSHNLPNQFSI, encoded by the exons ATGGCGGAACCTCTTCTAGACAAACAGAAGGAAGAACCTGAATCATCTTCATCCAGCATTGGACAGGCCGGTCTCTTCAGcaaattgattttttcttggatTAATCCTTTACTTTCATTGGGTTATTCGAGGGCGTTAACTCTTGCGGATGTTCCTCCTCTTGATTCGGAGGATGAAGCAGAGTTTTCTTACCAAAGATTTTCCGATGTTTGGGATTCACTCTTGAGAGAAAACGGTTCTTCCGGCTCTGGGAACTTCGCTTTTCAGGCCATTAAGAAGGTGCACATGAACGAAAATGTTTTGATAGCGTTTTACACTCTTCTAAGAACACTTTCTGTTGTAGTTTCTCCGCttattttgtttgcttttgttGAATATTTGACTGGTAATGAAAGGAATTTGAGAGACGGTGTTACGATTGTAGGGCTTTTGATTGTGTGTAAGGTGTTTGAGTCTTTAGGGCAGAGGCATTGGTTCTTTGAGTCTAGAAGGTCAGGGATGAAAATGAGGTCGGCTTTGATGGCGGCAGTGTATAGGAAATTGTTGAAGCTTTCTAGTCTAGGGAGGATGAATCACTCTGCTGGAGAGATTGTGAACTATATTGCTGTTGATGCTTATAGAATGGGGGAGTTTCCATGGTGGTTTCATACATCTTGGGCTTCAGGGCTGCAACTTGTTCTGTCCATTGCTGTGCTGTTTTGGGTGGTGGGTGCTGGAGCTTTCCTTGGTTTGGTTCCTCTTATAATCTGTGGATTCCTGAGTGTGCCTTTTGCTAAGTCATTGCAGAAGTGTCAGTTCCACTTCATGGTTGCTCAGGATGAGAGGTTGAGGTCCACTTCTGAAGTGCTTAACAACATGAAGATCATTAAGTTGCAATCATGGGAAGAAAAGTTCCAGAGCTTGATCGATTCGCTTCGTGAAAAGGAGTTCAAATGGTTAAAAGAAATGCAGATGCAGAAGACTTATAACTCCATATTGTATTGGATATATCCCACTATTGTGTCTGCTGTTGTCTTCTATGGATGTGTTCTCTTCCAGAGCTCTCCTTTGAATGCAAGCACCATTTTTACTGTGCTTGCTACTATGAGAACAGTGTCAGAACCTATGAGAATGCTACCAGAAGCTCTTTCAATCTTGATCCAAGTCAAGGTCTCCTTTGATAGGCTTAACACATTTTTACTTGATGATGAGCTGAACAAAAATGAAGTCATTGAAAACTCATCAAATGATCTTGATAAGATGATCAAAATTCGAAATGGTAACTTTGCGTGGGATCCGGAGTCGGGGACTTTAACGCTGAAAGAAGTTGATTTGGATATAGAAAGAGGACAGAAAGTTGCTGTATGTGGATCAGTTGGAGCTGGAAAATCCTCTCTTCTGCTTGCCATACTTGGAGAGATACCTAAACTTACTGGAAGT GTTCAGGTAAAGAGATCAATAGCCTATGTTTCACAGACAGCTTGGATCCAGAGTGGGACAATCCGTGAAAACATACTGAACGGGAAACCGATGGACACGGGCAGGTATAAGAATGCCATAAAAGCCTGTGCTTTGGATGAGGACATCAATAGCTTTGACCATGGAGATCTTACAGAAATTGGGCAGAGAGGCCTTAACATGAGTGGAGGACAGAAACAGAGGATTCAACTTGCCAGAGCTGTCTATAATGATGCTGATATTTATCTGCTTGATGATCCCTTTAGCGCAGTCGATGCTCATACGGCTGCAACACTTTTTGAT GAATGTGCCATGACTGCTCTAGATAAGAAAACCGTCGTTCTTGTGACTCATCAAGTGGAATTTGTTTCTGAAGTCGATAAAATTCTG gtaattgAGGGAGGGAAAATAACTCAATCAGGAAGTTATGAGGATCTGTTGACCACTGGGACGACTTTCGAAAAGCTTGTGAATGCTCACAAAGATAGCTTAATAGCATCTGACACTTCCAAGAGCGAAAACCCGAGAGGTTTTGAAAGAGTCGACACCATGAGATGTGAAAAAAGTGATAAAGAGAATATAAGAAGCAAAAACATATGTGGAGTGCAAttaacagaagaagaagaaaaggaaatgggTGATGTTGGGTGGAAACCATTCTGGGATTATATCACTGTCTCCAAGGCATCTCCTCTTTTGTATTTAAGTgtaattagtcaatgtggttTTGTTGTCTTTCAGGCAGCTGCAACGTATTGGCTAGCCATTGCCATTAACTTCCCTCACATCAGTAGTACAACAATGATAGGAATCTATACGGCTATTTCAGTTTTTAGtacattgtttatatattgTAGGTCCCTTTTGGCAGCTCTTTTTGGTTTAAGAGCATCTAAAGCCTTCTTCAGTGGTTTCACAAATTCTATCTTCAATGCTCCAATGTCATTCTTTGATGCAACCCCAGTAGGACGGATCTTGACTCGT GCTTCTACAGATTTGAGTGTTTTGGATTTCGACATACCGTTTTCCGCCATCTTTGTAGTCACTGGTGCTATGGATCTTCTTGCAGTCATTGCAATTGTGGCTTTCGTAACGTGGGAAGTTCTCCTCATCGCCATTCCTGCTATTGTAGCTTCGACTTACGTTCAG AGTTATTATCTACCCTCTGCCAGGGAGCTTATTAGAATCAATGGGACAACAAAAGCACCTGTAATGAATTGTGCAGCAGAGACATCACTTGGAGCTGTCACTATCCGAGCTTTCGACATGACAGAAAGATTCTTTCAGAAGTTTGTCAAGCTCATCGACACGGATGCAAGTCTTCTTTTCCACTCGAATGCAACCACAGAGTGGCTTGTGTTGAGGATAGAAACACTGCAAAATCTCACTCTCGTTGCTGTTGCATCTCTCCTTGTTTTGCTTCCCCGGGCTCAAACCACCGATCCAG GACTTGTGGggctctctctttcttatgCTTTATTCTTGTCAATTATCTACATTTTCATGGCGAGATTCTATTGTTATCTTTCAAACTACATCATTTCCGTCGAACGGATCAAGCAATATATGCATTTGCCAGTAGAGCCTCCAGCAATCGTGGAGAAAAGCAGGCCACCATTGTCATGGCCTACCAAGGGAAGGATAGAGCTGAAATGTCTAAAG cTAAAATATCGTCCAAATGCTCCTCTTGTTCTCAAGGGAATTACATGCACCTTCCAAGAAGGAACAAGAGTAGGAGTTGTAGGAAGAACAGGAAGTGGAAAAACAACTCTAATAAGTGCTTTGTTTCGTTTGGTGGAGCCCGAGCACGGTAGAATCATCATCGACGGGGTCGATATATGTTCCATCGGTTTAAAGGATCTAAGAATGAAGCTCAGCATCATCCCACAAGAGCCAACACTTTTCAGGGGCAGCATTCGCACTAACTTAGACCCTCTAGGCCTTTACTCTGATGATGAGATATGGAAG GCATTGGAGAAGTGTCAACTAAGGGACGTTGTCAGCCACCTACCGAACCGGCTCGACTCCTCCG TGAGCGATGAAGGAGAGAACTGGAGCGTGGGACAACGCCAACTTTTCTGCCTTGGACGAGTTTTACTCAAACGAAACAGAATCCTTGTCCTCGACGAGGCTACGGCCTCCATCGACTCGGCAACCGACACCATTGTGCAAGGAATTATAAGGCAGGAGTTCTCAGAATGCAGTGTTATAACAGTAGCTCACAGAGTTCCCACAGTGATTGACAGTGACAAAGTCATGGTCCTGTCCTTTG GACATTTGGTTGAGAATGAAGAGCCGTCTAAGCTTATGGAAACCAACTCCTATTTCTCCAGACTTGTAGCTGAGTACTGGGCCAGCTCCAGGAGAGACTCTTCCCATAATTTACCcaatcaattttcaatttaa
- the LOC111778061 gene encoding ABC transporter C family member 8 isoform X2, whose protein sequence is MAEPLLDKQKEEPESSSSSIGQAGLFSKLIFSWINPLLSLGYSRALTLADVPPLDSEDEAEFSYQRFSDVWDSLLRENGSSGSGNFAFQAIKKVHMNENVLIAFYTLLRTLSVVVSPLILFAFVEYLTGNERNLRDGVTIVGLLIVCKVFESLGQRHWFFESRRSGMKMRSALMAAVYRKLLKLSSLGRMNHSAGEIVNYIAVDAYRMGEFPWWFHTSWASGLQLVLSIAVLFWVVGAGAFLGLVPLIICGFLSVPFAKSLQKCQFHFMVAQDERLRSTSEVLNNMKIIKLQSWEEKFQSLIDSLREKEFKWLKEMQMQKTYNSILYWIYPTIVSAVVFYGCVLFQSSPLNASTIFTVLATMRTVSEPMRMLPEALSILIQVKVSFDRLNTFLLDDELNKNEVIENSSNDLDKMIKIRNGNFAWDPESGTLTLKEVDLDIERGQKVAVCGSVGAGKSSLLLAILGEIPKLTGSVQVKRSIAYVSQTAWIQSGTIRENILNGKPMDTGRYKNAIKACALDEDINSFDHGDLTEIGQRGLNMSGGQKQRIQLARAVYNDADIYLLDDPFSAVDAHTAATLFDECAMTALDKKTVVLVTHQVEFVSEVDKILVIEGGKITQSGSYEDLLTTGTTFEKLVNAHKDSLIASDTSKSENPRGFERVDTMRCEKSDKENIRSKNICGVQLTEEEEKEMGDVGWKPFWDYITVSKASPLLYLSVISQCGFVVFQAAATYWLAIAINFPHISSTTMIGIYTAISVFSTLFIYCRSLLAALFGLRASKAFFSGFTNSIFNAPMSFFDATPVGRILTRASTDLSVLDFDIPFSAIFVVTGAMDLLAVIAIVAFVTWEVLLIAIPAIVASTYVQSYYLPSARELIRINGTTKAPVMNCAAETSLGAVTIRAFDMTERFFQKFVKLIDTDASLLFHSNATTEWLVLRIETLQNLTLVAVASLLVLLPRAQTTDPGLVGLSLSYALFLSIIYIFMARFYCYLSNYIISVERIKQYMHLPVEPPAIVEKSRPPLSWPTKGRIELKCLKGITCTFQEGTRVGVVGRTGSGKTTLISALFRLVEPEHGRIIIDGVDICSIGLKDLRMKLSIIPQEPTLFRGSIRTNLDPLGLYSDDEIWKALEKCQLRDVVSHLPNRLDSSVSDEGENWSVGQRQLFCLGRVLLKRNRILVLDEATASIDSATDTIVQGIIRQEFSECSVITVAHRVPTVIDSDKVMVLSFGHLVENEEPSKLMETNSYFSRLVAEYWASSRRDSSHNLPNQFSI, encoded by the exons ATGGCGGAACCTCTTCTAGACAAACAGAAGGAAGAACCTGAATCATCTTCATCCAGCATTGGACAGGCCGGTCTCTTCAGcaaattgattttttcttggatTAATCCTTTACTTTCATTGGGTTATTCGAGGGCGTTAACTCTTGCGGATGTTCCTCCTCTTGATTCGGAGGATGAAGCAGAGTTTTCTTACCAAAGATTTTCCGATGTTTGGGATTCACTCTTGAGAGAAAACGGTTCTTCCGGCTCTGGGAACTTCGCTTTTCAGGCCATTAAGAAGGTGCACATGAACGAAAATGTTTTGATAGCGTTTTACACTCTTCTAAGAACACTTTCTGTTGTAGTTTCTCCGCttattttgtttgcttttgttGAATATTTGACTGGTAATGAAAGGAATTTGAGAGACGGTGTTACGATTGTAGGGCTTTTGATTGTGTGTAAGGTGTTTGAGTCTTTAGGGCAGAGGCATTGGTTCTTTGAGTCTAGAAGGTCAGGGATGAAAATGAGGTCGGCTTTGATGGCGGCAGTGTATAGGAAATTGTTGAAGCTTTCTAGTCTAGGGAGGATGAATCACTCTGCTGGAGAGATTGTGAACTATATTGCTGTTGATGCTTATAGAATGGGGGAGTTTCCATGGTGGTTTCATACATCTTGGGCTTCAGGGCTGCAACTTGTTCTGTCCATTGCTGTGCTGTTTTGGGTGGTGGGTGCTGGAGCTTTCCTTGGTTTGGTTCCTCTTATAATCTGTGGATTCCTGAGTGTGCCTTTTGCTAAGTCATTGCAGAAGTGTCAGTTCCACTTCATGGTTGCTCAGGATGAGAGGTTGAGGTCCACTTCTGAAGTGCTTAACAACATGAAGATCATTAAGTTGCAATCATGGGAAGAAAAGTTCCAGAGCTTGATCGATTCGCTTCGTGAAAAGGAGTTCAAATGGTTAAAAGAAATGCAGATGCAGAAGACTTATAACTCCATATTGTATTGGATATATCCCACTATTGTGTCTGCTGTTGTCTTCTATGGATGTGTTCTCTTCCAGAGCTCTCCTTTGAATGCAAGCACCATTTTTACTGTGCTTGCTACTATGAGAACAGTGTCAGAACCTATGAGAATGCTACCAGAAGCTCTTTCAATCTTGATCCAAGTCAAGGTCTCCTTTGATAGGCTTAACACATTTTTACTTGATGATGAGCTGAACAAAAATGAAGTCATTGAAAACTCATCAAATGATCTTGATAAGATGATCAAAATTCGAAATGGTAACTTTGCGTGGGATCCGGAGTCGGGGACTTTAACGCTGAAAGAAGTTGATTTGGATATAGAAAGAGGACAGAAAGTTGCTGTATGTGGATCAGTTGGAGCTGGAAAATCCTCTCTTCTGCTTGCCATACTTGGAGAGATACCTAAACTTACTGGAAGT GTTCAGGTAAAGAGATCAATAGCCTATGTTTCACAGACAGCTTGGATCCAGAGTGGGACAATCCGTGAAAACATACTGAACGGGAAACCGATGGACACGGGCAGGTATAAGAATGCCATAAAAGCCTGTGCTTTGGATGAGGACATCAATAGCTTTGACCATGGAGATCTTACAGAAATTGGGCAGAGAGGCCTTAACATGAGTGGAGGACAGAAACAGAGGATTCAACTTGCCAGAGCTGTCTATAATGATGCTGATATTTATCTGCTTGATGATCCCTTTAGCGCAGTCGATGCTCATACGGCTGCAACACTTTTTGAT GAATGTGCCATGACTGCTCTAGATAAGAAAACCGTCGTTCTTGTGACTCATCAAGTGGAATTTGTTTCTGAAGTCGATAAAATTCTG gtaattgAGGGAGGGAAAATAACTCAATCAGGAAGTTATGAGGATCTGTTGACCACTGGGACGACTTTCGAAAAGCTTGTGAATGCTCACAAAGATAGCTTAATAGCATCTGACACTTCCAAGAGCGAAAACCCGAGAGGTTTTGAAAGAGTCGACACCATGAGATGTGAAAAAAGTGATAAAGAGAATATAAGAAGCAAAAACATATGTGGAGTGCAAttaacagaagaagaagaaaaggaaatgggTGATGTTGGGTGGAAACCATTCTGGGATTATATCACTGTCTCCAAGGCATCTCCTCTTTTGTATTTAAGTgtaattagtcaatgtggttTTGTTGTCTTTCAGGCAGCTGCAACGTATTGGCTAGCCATTGCCATTAACTTCCCTCACATCAGTAGTACAACAATGATAGGAATCTATACGGCTATTTCAGTTTTTAGtacattgtttatatattgTAGGTCCCTTTTGGCAGCTCTTTTTGGTTTAAGAGCATCTAAAGCCTTCTTCAGTGGTTTCACAAATTCTATCTTCAATGCTCCAATGTCATTCTTTGATGCAACCCCAGTAGGACGGATCTTGACTCGT GCTTCTACAGATTTGAGTGTTTTGGATTTCGACATACCGTTTTCCGCCATCTTTGTAGTCACTGGTGCTATGGATCTTCTTGCAGTCATTGCAATTGTGGCTTTCGTAACGTGGGAAGTTCTCCTCATCGCCATTCCTGCTATTGTAGCTTCGACTTACGTTCAG AGTTATTATCTACCCTCTGCCAGGGAGCTTATTAGAATCAATGGGACAACAAAAGCACCTGTAATGAATTGTGCAGCAGAGACATCACTTGGAGCTGTCACTATCCGAGCTTTCGACATGACAGAAAGATTCTTTCAGAAGTTTGTCAAGCTCATCGACACGGATGCAAGTCTTCTTTTCCACTCGAATGCAACCACAGAGTGGCTTGTGTTGAGGATAGAAACACTGCAAAATCTCACTCTCGTTGCTGTTGCATCTCTCCTTGTTTTGCTTCCCCGGGCTCAAACCACCGATCCAG GACTTGTGGggctctctctttcttatgCTTTATTCTTGTCAATTATCTACATTTTCATGGCGAGATTCTATTGTTATCTTTCAAACTACATCATTTCCGTCGAACGGATCAAGCAATATATGCATTTGCCAGTAGAGCCTCCAGCAATCGTGGAGAAAAGCAGGCCACCATTGTCATGGCCTACCAAGGGAAGGATAGAGCTGAAATGTCTAAAG GGAATTACATGCACCTTCCAAGAAGGAACAAGAGTAGGAGTTGTAGGAAGAACAGGAAGTGGAAAAACAACTCTAATAAGTGCTTTGTTTCGTTTGGTGGAGCCCGAGCACGGTAGAATCATCATCGACGGGGTCGATATATGTTCCATCGGTTTAAAGGATCTAAGAATGAAGCTCAGCATCATCCCACAAGAGCCAACACTTTTCAGGGGCAGCATTCGCACTAACTTAGACCCTCTAGGCCTTTACTCTGATGATGAGATATGGAAG GCATTGGAGAAGTGTCAACTAAGGGACGTTGTCAGCCACCTACCGAACCGGCTCGACTCCTCCG TGAGCGATGAAGGAGAGAACTGGAGCGTGGGACAACGCCAACTTTTCTGCCTTGGACGAGTTTTACTCAAACGAAACAGAATCCTTGTCCTCGACGAGGCTACGGCCTCCATCGACTCGGCAACCGACACCATTGTGCAAGGAATTATAAGGCAGGAGTTCTCAGAATGCAGTGTTATAACAGTAGCTCACAGAGTTCCCACAGTGATTGACAGTGACAAAGTCATGGTCCTGTCCTTTG GACATTTGGTTGAGAATGAAGAGCCGTCTAAGCTTATGGAAACCAACTCCTATTTCTCCAGACTTGTAGCTGAGTACTGGGCCAGCTCCAGGAGAGACTCTTCCCATAATTTACCcaatcaattttcaatttaa
- the LOC111778061 gene encoding ABC transporter C family member 8 isoform X3: MKMRSALMAAVYRKLLKLSSLGRMNHSAGEIVNYIAVDAYRMGEFPWWFHTSWASGLQLVLSIAVLFWVVGAGAFLGLVPLIICGFLSVPFAKSLQKCQFHFMVAQDERLRSTSEVLNNMKIIKLQSWEEKFQSLIDSLREKEFKWLKEMQMQKTYNSILYWIYPTIVSAVVFYGCVLFQSSPLNASTIFTVLATMRTVSEPMRMLPEALSILIQVKVSFDRLNTFLLDDELNKNEVIENSSNDLDKMIKIRNGNFAWDPESGTLTLKEVDLDIERGQKVAVCGSVGAGKSSLLLAILGEIPKLTGSVQVKRSIAYVSQTAWIQSGTIRENILNGKPMDTGRYKNAIKACALDEDINSFDHGDLTEIGQRGLNMSGGQKQRIQLARAVYNDADIYLLDDPFSAVDAHTAATLFDECAMTALDKKTVVLVTHQVEFVSEVDKILVIEGGKITQSGSYEDLLTTGTTFEKLVNAHKDSLIASDTSKSENPRGFERVDTMRCEKSDKENIRSKNICGVQLTEEEEKEMGDVGWKPFWDYITVSKASPLLYLSVISQCGFVVFQAAATYWLAIAINFPHISSTTMIGIYTAISVFSTLFIYCRSLLAALFGLRASKAFFSGFTNSIFNAPMSFFDATPVGRILTRASTDLSVLDFDIPFSAIFVVTGAMDLLAVIAIVAFVTWEVLLIAIPAIVASTYVQSYYLPSARELIRINGTTKAPVMNCAAETSLGAVTIRAFDMTERFFQKFVKLIDTDASLLFHSNATTEWLVLRIETLQNLTLVAVASLLVLLPRAQTTDPGLVGLSLSYALFLSIIYIFMARFYCYLSNYIISVERIKQYMHLPVEPPAIVEKSRPPLSWPTKGRIELKCLKLKYRPNAPLVLKGITCTFQEGTRVGVVGRTGSGKTTLISALFRLVEPEHGRIIIDGVDICSIGLKDLRMKLSIIPQEPTLFRGSIRTNLDPLGLYSDDEIWKALEKCQLRDVVSHLPNRLDSSVSDEGENWSVGQRQLFCLGRVLLKRNRILVLDEATASIDSATDTIVQGIIRQEFSECSVITVAHRVPTVIDSDKVMVLSFGHLVENEEPSKLMETNSYFSRLVAEYWASSRRDSSHNLPNQFSI; this comes from the exons ATGAAAATGAGGTCGGCTTTGATGGCGGCAGTGTATAGGAAATTGTTGAAGCTTTCTAGTCTAGGGAGGATGAATCACTCTGCTGGAGAGATTGTGAACTATATTGCTGTTGATGCTTATAGAATGGGGGAGTTTCCATGGTGGTTTCATACATCTTGGGCTTCAGGGCTGCAACTTGTTCTGTCCATTGCTGTGCTGTTTTGGGTGGTGGGTGCTGGAGCTTTCCTTGGTTTGGTTCCTCTTATAATCTGTGGATTCCTGAGTGTGCCTTTTGCTAAGTCATTGCAGAAGTGTCAGTTCCACTTCATGGTTGCTCAGGATGAGAGGTTGAGGTCCACTTCTGAAGTGCTTAACAACATGAAGATCATTAAGTTGCAATCATGGGAAGAAAAGTTCCAGAGCTTGATCGATTCGCTTCGTGAAAAGGAGTTCAAATGGTTAAAAGAAATGCAGATGCAGAAGACTTATAACTCCATATTGTATTGGATATATCCCACTATTGTGTCTGCTGTTGTCTTCTATGGATGTGTTCTCTTCCAGAGCTCTCCTTTGAATGCAAGCACCATTTTTACTGTGCTTGCTACTATGAGAACAGTGTCAGAACCTATGAGAATGCTACCAGAAGCTCTTTCAATCTTGATCCAAGTCAAGGTCTCCTTTGATAGGCTTAACACATTTTTACTTGATGATGAGCTGAACAAAAATGAAGTCATTGAAAACTCATCAAATGATCTTGATAAGATGATCAAAATTCGAAATGGTAACTTTGCGTGGGATCCGGAGTCGGGGACTTTAACGCTGAAAGAAGTTGATTTGGATATAGAAAGAGGACAGAAAGTTGCTGTATGTGGATCAGTTGGAGCTGGAAAATCCTCTCTTCTGCTTGCCATACTTGGAGAGATACCTAAACTTACTGGAAGT GTTCAGGTAAAGAGATCAATAGCCTATGTTTCACAGACAGCTTGGATCCAGAGTGGGACAATCCGTGAAAACATACTGAACGGGAAACCGATGGACACGGGCAGGTATAAGAATGCCATAAAAGCCTGTGCTTTGGATGAGGACATCAATAGCTTTGACCATGGAGATCTTACAGAAATTGGGCAGAGAGGCCTTAACATGAGTGGAGGACAGAAACAGAGGATTCAACTTGCCAGAGCTGTCTATAATGATGCTGATATTTATCTGCTTGATGATCCCTTTAGCGCAGTCGATGCTCATACGGCTGCAACACTTTTTGAT GAATGTGCCATGACTGCTCTAGATAAGAAAACCGTCGTTCTTGTGACTCATCAAGTGGAATTTGTTTCTGAAGTCGATAAAATTCTG gtaattgAGGGAGGGAAAATAACTCAATCAGGAAGTTATGAGGATCTGTTGACCACTGGGACGACTTTCGAAAAGCTTGTGAATGCTCACAAAGATAGCTTAATAGCATCTGACACTTCCAAGAGCGAAAACCCGAGAGGTTTTGAAAGAGTCGACACCATGAGATGTGAAAAAAGTGATAAAGAGAATATAAGAAGCAAAAACATATGTGGAGTGCAAttaacagaagaagaagaaaaggaaatgggTGATGTTGGGTGGAAACCATTCTGGGATTATATCACTGTCTCCAAGGCATCTCCTCTTTTGTATTTAAGTgtaattagtcaatgtggttTTGTTGTCTTTCAGGCAGCTGCAACGTATTGGCTAGCCATTGCCATTAACTTCCCTCACATCAGTAGTACAACAATGATAGGAATCTATACGGCTATTTCAGTTTTTAGtacattgtttatatattgTAGGTCCCTTTTGGCAGCTCTTTTTGGTTTAAGAGCATCTAAAGCCTTCTTCAGTGGTTTCACAAATTCTATCTTCAATGCTCCAATGTCATTCTTTGATGCAACCCCAGTAGGACGGATCTTGACTCGT GCTTCTACAGATTTGAGTGTTTTGGATTTCGACATACCGTTTTCCGCCATCTTTGTAGTCACTGGTGCTATGGATCTTCTTGCAGTCATTGCAATTGTGGCTTTCGTAACGTGGGAAGTTCTCCTCATCGCCATTCCTGCTATTGTAGCTTCGACTTACGTTCAG AGTTATTATCTACCCTCTGCCAGGGAGCTTATTAGAATCAATGGGACAACAAAAGCACCTGTAATGAATTGTGCAGCAGAGACATCACTTGGAGCTGTCACTATCCGAGCTTTCGACATGACAGAAAGATTCTTTCAGAAGTTTGTCAAGCTCATCGACACGGATGCAAGTCTTCTTTTCCACTCGAATGCAACCACAGAGTGGCTTGTGTTGAGGATAGAAACACTGCAAAATCTCACTCTCGTTGCTGTTGCATCTCTCCTTGTTTTGCTTCCCCGGGCTCAAACCACCGATCCAG GACTTGTGGggctctctctttcttatgCTTTATTCTTGTCAATTATCTACATTTTCATGGCGAGATTCTATTGTTATCTTTCAAACTACATCATTTCCGTCGAACGGATCAAGCAATATATGCATTTGCCAGTAGAGCCTCCAGCAATCGTGGAGAAAAGCAGGCCACCATTGTCATGGCCTACCAAGGGAAGGATAGAGCTGAAATGTCTAAAG cTAAAATATCGTCCAAATGCTCCTCTTGTTCTCAAGGGAATTACATGCACCTTCCAAGAAGGAACAAGAGTAGGAGTTGTAGGAAGAACAGGAAGTGGAAAAACAACTCTAATAAGTGCTTTGTTTCGTTTGGTGGAGCCCGAGCACGGTAGAATCATCATCGACGGGGTCGATATATGTTCCATCGGTTTAAAGGATCTAAGAATGAAGCTCAGCATCATCCCACAAGAGCCAACACTTTTCAGGGGCAGCATTCGCACTAACTTAGACCCTCTAGGCCTTTACTCTGATGATGAGATATGGAAG GCATTGGAGAAGTGTCAACTAAGGGACGTTGTCAGCCACCTACCGAACCGGCTCGACTCCTCCG TGAGCGATGAAGGAGAGAACTGGAGCGTGGGACAACGCCAACTTTTCTGCCTTGGACGAGTTTTACTCAAACGAAACAGAATCCTTGTCCTCGACGAGGCTACGGCCTCCATCGACTCGGCAACCGACACCATTGTGCAAGGAATTATAAGGCAGGAGTTCTCAGAATGCAGTGTTATAACAGTAGCTCACAGAGTTCCCACAGTGATTGACAGTGACAAAGTCATGGTCCTGTCCTTTG GACATTTGGTTGAGAATGAAGAGCCGTCTAAGCTTATGGAAACCAACTCCTATTTCTCCAGACTTGTAGCTGAGTACTGGGCCAGCTCCAGGAGAGACTCTTCCCATAATTTACCcaatcaattttcaatttaa